The following coding sequences lie in one Nycticebus coucang isolate mNycCou1 chromosome 20, mNycCou1.pri, whole genome shotgun sequence genomic window:
- the LOC128572789 gene encoding lysosomal-associated transmembrane protein 4B-like, with amino-acid sequence MVAPWTRFCSNSCCHVRTGTILLGVWYLILLSALAEPDQRHFSSSELGGDFEFMDDACMCITIAISFLLFVVYAMATYGAYKQRAAWIIPVFCYQIFDFALNALVAVTVLVYPNSIQKYIRQLPPNFPCKDDIMSMNPTCLVLIILLFISIILTFKGHLISCIWNCYRYINGRNSSDILVYVTSNDTSLLLPPYEDAAVTGPAKEPPPPYVSA; translated from the coding sequence ATGGTCGCGCCCTGGACCAGGTTCTGCTCCAACAGCTGCTGCCATGTCCGCACTGGCACCATCCTGCTTGGCGTTTGGTACCTGATTTTATTGAGCGCCCTGGCTGAGCCAGACCAGCGTCACTTTTCAAGTTCTGAACTGGGAGGTGACTTTGAGTTCATGGATGATGCCTGCATGTGCATCActattgctatttcttttctcttgtttgtGGTATATGCAATGGCTACTTATGGAGCATATAAGCAACGCGCTGCCTGGATCATCCCCGTCTTCTGTTACCAGATCTTCGACTTTGCCCTGAACGCCTTGGTTGCAGTCACTGTGCTGGTCTATCCAAACTCCATTCAGAAGTACATACGGCAGCTGCCTCCTAATTTTCCCTGCAAAGATGATATCATGTCCATGAATCCTACCTGTTTGGTCCTTATTATTCTTCTGTTCATTAGCATTATCTTGACTTTTAAGGGTCACTTGATTAGCTGTATTTGGAACTGCTACCGATACATCAATGGCAGGAACTCCTCTGACATCCTGGTTTATGTCACCAGCAATGACACTTCGCTGCTGTTACCCCCGTACGAAGATGCTGCTGTGACGGGCCCTGCAAAGGAGCCGCCACCACCTTACGTGTCAGCCTGA